Proteins from a single region of Paenibacillus sp. BIHB 4019:
- a CDS encoding InlB B-repeat-containing protein — protein sequence MGKKFVSRGSMLLVIFCMAIIVFLNSQSVASANIPPTPIFASEDTTIIYEGINAGSIYEDGNLGYLDVGYQGTHGNPLEVQVLLKFDLPTTPEGYEVETANLYIPVSGGHLQPTTSFSLKISTSTDHSWIQDSNITSPPTPTSGSTQTRTLASNVPLLKPTLAPFNFTSYILGEFTKTNPKATFILSGMTAQEAASNGINSLEHYIQMTETNMGNGTLGPYLIITYSQVPNIEITGVVDGGIYNTNVIPQFNVGSATLNGSSFTSGTTVSNEGTYTLTVTAGSQQETIQFRIDKTPPTGTIIVNLGNQYTNSSAVSISISPDAGVTDITHIQYSVNGAPFTQIPYVPSFMLAIGITDGDKVLKFKLVDRAGNASIEYERTITRDTVVPTGSIVINDGNVYTTNSGVTLNLSLGNGVTDVVAVQFSNNNSSWSGVEAFSSIKSYTLPAGDGNKTVYVRLIDRAGNITIIQDSIILDTTPPTGTVVVNNGSAYTNNANVNVDITPDAGVTDIANIRYSINGGAPTTIAYMSSFQIDVGSTDGLKAITIRLIDHAGNESSVYSSNVTLDTEPPTGTVAINGGAAYTADREVTLEFALAAGVTDVASVQLSNDNLSWSSEQAYSASMSYTLPAGDGSKTVYVRFIDRAGNTGLAQASIALDNTAPIVTGVTDGQSYDSLRTIAFNEGTATLNGNVFINGSTVDAEGSYVLIVTDEAGNSITITFSIFKYRVSYDGNGATEGLVPVDSQTYETGNTVSVVDHIGSLVKTGFTFIGWNTEANGSGTSYVANDTFTISRVNVTLYATWEMNHYTVSFESDGGNVVANQTKSYNELATEPDVPTKSGFIFGGWYKEMTLTNQWSFDNDRVTANTTLYAKWIANPSSGGYVPTPILRYTVHFETNGADVIGSLVIVNGSKITEPPTPTKEGFIFGGWYHDAALSQKWDYEQDRVTTNTTLYAKWIAVMTTDPKPVVNFKDISGHWAQEMIEELASQGIITGFADGSFNPNESIQRQHMALIFMRAFELEPVRELESFSDVSPNHANYEAIALLQQAGIVDGTNGKFNPSEPVTRAQMAKIVALALKIELGGTSPFQDVPSTHWSYAYVAALAELGIILGDNGKFNPDEPVTRVQFVAIMYRALHLKQEVAQKV from the coding sequence ATGGGTAAAAAGTTTGTTTCCAGAGGAAGCATGCTACTCGTAATCTTCTGTATGGCAATTATCGTATTTTTAAATAGTCAGAGCGTAGCTTCAGCTAACATACCTCCAACACCTATCTTTGCATCTGAGGATACAACGATCATTTACGAGGGTATCAATGCCGGATCTATTTATGAGGATGGAAATCTCGGATATCTGGATGTTGGCTATCAAGGAACACATGGTAACCCCTTAGAGGTTCAAGTATTGCTTAAGTTTGATTTACCGACAACTCCTGAAGGATACGAGGTTGAAACTGCGAATCTTTATATTCCTGTATCAGGTGGTCATTTGCAACCAACGACTAGTTTTTCCTTAAAAATTTCTACTAGTACAGATCATAGCTGGATACAGGATAGTAATATAACGTCCCCACCAACTCCAACCTCAGGTTCTACACAAACAAGGACATTAGCCAGTAATGTCCCCCTACTTAAACCTACACTAGCTCCCTTTAATTTTACTAGCTACATATTAGGGGAATTTACAAAAACTAATCCGAAAGCAACCTTTATTTTATCGGGAATGACTGCTCAAGAAGCAGCAAGTAACGGAATAAACTCTCTTGAACATTATATTCAGATGACCGAAACGAATATGGGCAATGGTACTTTGGGTCCGTATTTAATTATTACGTATTCACAAGTTCCTAATATTGAAATAACAGGAGTTGTGGATGGTGGGATTTACAATACAAATGTTATCCCTCAATTTAATGTAGGATCAGCAACGTTAAATGGAAGCTCTTTTACAAGTGGTACGACCGTTTCCAATGAAGGCACCTATACGTTAACAGTTACGGCTGGTAGTCAACAAGAAACGATTCAATTTCGAATAGATAAGACTCCCCCGACAGGAACGATCATTGTAAATCTAGGCAACCAATACACGAATAGTTCGGCCGTATCTATTTCAATAAGTCCAGATGCCGGGGTAACTGATATCACGCATATCCAATATTCGGTTAACGGAGCCCCATTTACACAGATACCTTATGTACCAAGCTTTATGCTAGCAATAGGAATTACTGATGGAGATAAAGTTTTAAAATTTAAGTTAGTTGATCGTGCAGGGAACGCATCAATTGAATATGAAAGAACGATAACACGGGATACCGTAGTGCCAACAGGCTCTATTGTTATTAATGATGGCAACGTGTATACAACTAATTCTGGAGTAACGCTTAATCTATCTTTAGGAAACGGTGTAACAGATGTGGTAGCGGTACAATTTTCTAATAACAATAGTTCTTGGTCAGGAGTTGAAGCCTTTAGTTCGATAAAAAGCTATACGTTACCAGCTGGAGATGGAAATAAAACGGTGTATGTTCGTTTAATCGATCGGGCAGGTAATATTACCATAATTCAAGATAGTATTATTTTGGATACAACACCGCCCACTGGTACGGTCGTTGTGAATAATGGTAGTGCTTATACAAATAATGCCAACGTAAATGTTGATATAACGCCAGATGCAGGCGTAACGGATATTGCAAATATTCGCTATAGCATCAACGGAGGAGCACCAACGACAATTGCTTATATGAGCAGTTTCCAGATAGACGTAGGTAGCACAGATGGATTGAAGGCAATTACCATTCGTCTCATTGATCATGCAGGCAATGAATCGTCTGTATATAGCTCAAATGTGACGTTAGACACCGAGCCTCCAACAGGAACAGTAGCGATTAATGGAGGTGCTGCTTACACAGCAGATCGTGAGGTAACTCTTGAATTCGCATTAGCAGCAGGTGTAACGGATGTAGCGAGCGTACAGCTCTCGAATGACAACCTTTCGTGGTCGTCCGAACAAGCATATAGTGCAAGCATGAGCTACACGCTGCCGGCAGGCGATGGCAGCAAGACGGTTTATGTTCGATTCATTGACCGGGCAGGAAATACGGGTTTGGCTCAAGCAAGTATAGCACTGGACAACACTGCGCCAATCGTTACGGGAGTAACGGATGGACAGAGCTATGACTCTTTACGAACAATTGCCTTTAATGAAGGGACAGCAACATTAAATGGCAACGTTTTTATAAACGGCTCGACTGTGGACGCCGAGGGCTCCTATGTGCTTATCGTTACGGATGAAGCAGGTAATTCAATCACCATTACGTTCAGTATCTTCAAATATCGAGTAAGCTACGACGGAAATGGAGCTACGGAAGGACTTGTACCTGTTGATAGTCAAACTTATGAAACCGGGAATACCGTTTCAGTCGTTGATCATATCGGTAGTCTCGTAAAGACTGGATTTACGTTTATTGGTTGGAATACTGAAGCAAATGGAAGCGGGACAAGCTATGTCGCCAATGATACTTTTACGATAAGCAGAGTTAATGTCACCCTGTATGCAACATGGGAAATGAATCATTATACAGTGTCTTTTGAGTCCGATGGAGGAAATGTCGTGGCCAATCAGACGAAATCATACAATGAATTGGCAACAGAGCCTGATGTACCAACGAAGTCGGGATTTATATTTGGTGGCTGGTATAAAGAAATGACATTAACCAACCAATGGAGCTTCGACAATGATCGGGTCACGGCGAATACGACGTTGTATGCAAAGTGGATTGCGAATCCTTCCTCTGGGGGCTATGTGCCAACGCCAATACTTCGTTATACGGTGCATTTTGAAACAAATGGCGCGGATGTTATAGGCAGTCTCGTTATTGTGAATGGTTCAAAGATAACGGAGCCTCCAACACCAACAAAGGAAGGGTTTATTTTTGGAGGCTGGTATCACGATGCAGCATTGAGCCAAAAGTGGGATTATGAACAGGATCGTGTGACAACAAACACCACATTGTATGCGAAATGGATTGCAGTCATGACAACTGATCCGAAGCCGGTTGTAAATTTTAAAGACATCTCGGGACATTGGGCACAAGAAATGATTGAGGAATTGGCTAGTCAAGGGATCATAACGGGGTTCGCAGATGGCTCCTTTAATCCGAATGAATCCATTCAGCGACAACATATGGCTCTGATATTCATGCGTGCTTTCGAGCTCGAGCCCGTACGTGAATTGGAATCGTTCTCTGATGTATCGCCTAACCATGCGAATTATGAAGCCATCGCGTTGCTGCAGCAAGCCGGAATCGTAGATGGAACAAATGGAAAATTTAATCCAAGCGAACCCGTAACACGAGCGCAGATGGCAAAAATTGTGGCGCTTGCCCTTAAGATCGAGTTAGGCGGAACAAGTCCATTCCAAGACGTGCCATCAACGCATTGGAGCTATGCTTATGTCGCTGCATTAGCAGAACTAGGGATTATACTAGGCGATAACGGCAAATTCAACCCGGATGAACCCGTGACGCGCGTGCAGTTTGTCGCAATAATGTACAGGGCATTGCATCTAAAGCAAGAAGTCGCACAAAAGGTTTAA
- a CDS encoding TetR/AcrR family transcriptional regulator, which translates to MKKQPEITDKTRQAFISVFCDLYSQKPIEKISIQEIANKSGYNRSTFYQYFTDIYELLDYVEESILKSIKEEMASRELSTHNFQDALQCLENTEEISVLKALLGDYGSVHFLERLKREIPFERLIVDLPTNDILTPYLIEFYISTLMSMFRLWIRNGKDLSSEELVKLIDSLFANGITPFHIFGTVNKE; encoded by the coding sequence ATGAAAAAGCAACCGGAAATTACGGACAAAACAAGGCAAGCATTTATAAGTGTTTTCTGTGATTTATATAGCCAAAAACCAATTGAAAAAATATCTATTCAAGAGATTGCTAACAAGTCCGGATATAATCGCAGTACATTTTATCAATACTTTACAGATATCTATGAGTTGTTGGACTATGTGGAAGAGAGCATTTTGAAATCCATTAAGGAGGAAATGGCAAGCAGGGAGCTTTCTACGCATAATTTCCAAGATGCCCTTCAATGCTTGGAAAATACAGAAGAAATTTCAGTCCTAAAAGCCCTCTTAGGTGACTATGGTTCTGTTCATTTTCTTGAACGTCTGAAAAGAGAAATTCCCTTTGAGAGATTGATTGTGGACCTTCCAACAAATGATATCTTAACGCCATACCTGATTGAGTTTTACATATCAACATTAATGTCTATGTTTCGCCTTTGGATACGCAACGGCAAAGATTTATCGTCGGAAGAATTGGTCAAGCTGATAGATAGCCTATTCGCAAATGGGATAACACCGTTTCATATCTTTGGCACGGTCAATAAAGAGTAA
- a CDS encoding 2-dehydropantoate 2-reductase N-terminal domain-containing protein: MRILFFGRGVISTQYAWAFEQAGHTVEFYVRKGRKETFGRSIELEMWDARRGKKLIKESWNVKLHEEMLPNYDLIIVSVNTEQLPEAAQFLSTAAGNTPVLIFNNVWQDLKSSIAPLSMNNVVFGFPGAGGGIADNRLRGGFLKMIFLEKPRAGTEPINNKVKELFESAHFKISWVKDMQNWLWNHFAMNAAMESEVLRRGSFPALMNHSDSFANVGKNMREIMPVLKARGAKMDTISLLLTKIPPVLLGMLFNKVIFAKRSLPRLFVEYNNSKAGFAVIEVVREAKKLGISLPRLTVAFENTEQHKAIENSIS, encoded by the coding sequence ATGCGAATTTTATTTTTCGGTAGAGGTGTCATATCGACCCAGTATGCGTGGGCTTTTGAACAGGCAGGGCATACAGTTGAGTTTTACGTTAGAAAAGGGAGAAAAGAAACCTTCGGACGCAGTATAGAGCTTGAAATGTGGGACGCACGGAGAGGGAAAAAGCTCATAAAAGAAAGCTGGAATGTCAAACTGCATGAGGAGATGCTTCCAAATTATGATCTCATTATTGTGAGCGTCAACACGGAACAACTTCCGGAAGCAGCACAATTCCTATCGACTGCTGCCGGAAACACCCCTGTCCTCATATTCAATAACGTTTGGCAAGATTTGAAATCATCGATCGCACCATTGTCAATGAACAATGTTGTCTTTGGCTTCCCCGGAGCAGGAGGCGGCATAGCGGACAATAGGCTTAGAGGCGGCTTTTTGAAAATGATATTTCTTGAAAAACCACGGGCAGGCACTGAGCCTATTAACAACAAGGTCAAAGAACTATTCGAAAGTGCCCATTTTAAAATTAGTTGGGTAAAGGATATGCAAAACTGGCTATGGAATCACTTTGCCATGAATGCAGCTATGGAAAGCGAGGTGTTAAGACGGGGAAGTTTTCCAGCACTCATGAATCATAGTGACTCATTTGCAAATGTTGGTAAAAATATGAGGGAAATTATGCCTGTACTTAAAGCAAGAGGTGCAAAGATGGATACGATTTCTCTACTGTTAACTAAGATTCCACCGGTACTTCTCGGCATGCTTTTCAACAAGGTTATTTTTGCAAAAAGGAGCTTACCGCGACTTTTTGTGGAATACAACAACAGTAAAGCAGGTTTTGCGGTAATTGAAGTTGTGAGAGAAGCAAAAAAATTAGGTATATCTTTACCACGTCTCACTGTGGCATTTGAAAACACTGAACAACACAAAGCTATTGAAAATTCCATATCATAA
- a CDS encoding dockerin type I domain-containing protein — translation MCLSLVSTLLVSLLLSKDEVQADGSATAPQYKYTLLKDNIGSAMKLYYNNGTFYYKSQLNGGYNVAHQSTDMQTWTKIIGSDTFGSSKSFSLANLSFIGDRTYATGYNMSTDFFDYTTTSFLGYMNDTSNTSSSWTPSAFPIDSLLLGPVVTDGSNFVMGAGNSNVIYRQASSTGNIEEKAWTKSTFSGVRIINAVYDQVNSRFILGDLRKNIYYSTNGGSTWNSIQVSSTDTDFSDLAQAGGTTYISGGDGVWKLVGTTVTRILPSGSNYRALAVDEDNNVYALRSNGTVLMSSDAGTTWTSIATPDSDITSTSFGAMQYGNGKLLVGGNAGLYQLLGNFSITKQPENTPVDVGAAATFSVIAGGSGLTYQWQVDTTGTGNGFTDVSGATSSSLTINPVLQNMNGYLYRVIITGASGQQLISNTAVLSLHLLKVSYQPGDHGTISAQSEDVEVGAKPVAVPTVTPDSGYRFIGWSNDGGVTKLSSEELKALIITAETTYTAYYNQIVKGDLDGSGSVSSADAQLIVKYLKGLITLDPDQLVAADFNNDGIVDELDVKAILAYIIGRS, via the coding sequence TTGTGCCTGTCGTTGGTCTCCACCTTGCTGGTCAGCTTGTTGCTTTCCAAGGACGAGGTACAAGCAGATGGTTCAGCAACGGCTCCGCAGTATAAATACACGCTGCTCAAGGATAACATAGGTTCCGCAATGAAGCTCTATTACAACAACGGTACCTTTTATTACAAATCGCAATTGAATGGTGGCTATAATGTCGCTCACCAATCCACGGATATGCAGACCTGGACCAAAATCATTGGCTCGGATACCTTCGGTTCGAGCAAGAGTTTTAGTCTGGCAAACCTGTCCTTTATTGGAGATAGAACCTATGCGACGGGATATAACATGTCTACAGACTTTTTTGATTATACGACTACTTCTTTCTTGGGTTACATGAATGATACATCCAATACCAGCTCCAGTTGGACTCCATCCGCCTTTCCAATTGATAGTTTGTTGCTTGGGCCCGTTGTTACTGACGGAAGTAATTTTGTAATGGGAGCTGGCAATAGCAATGTCATCTATCGGCAAGCTTCATCCACTGGGAATATAGAAGAGAAGGCATGGACGAAAAGTACCTTCAGTGGCGTTCGCATTATAAATGCTGTATACGATCAGGTTAACAGTCGATTCATCTTAGGAGATTTGAGAAAAAATATTTACTATTCGACTAACGGAGGCTCTACCTGGAATTCCATTCAGGTGAGCTCTACAGATACTGATTTTAGCGACCTTGCTCAAGCCGGAGGGACAACTTATATTTCCGGGGGAGACGGAGTATGGAAGCTTGTAGGCACTACTGTAACCAGAATATTGCCCTCAGGCAGCAATTACCGCGCTCTAGCTGTTGATGAAGACAATAATGTGTATGCATTGCGTTCTAACGGAACCGTGCTCATGTCATCCGATGCCGGGACTACGTGGACATCCATCGCGACACCAGACAGTGACATCACTTCCACTTCTTTTGGTGCTATGCAATATGGAAACGGGAAGCTGCTTGTCGGCGGAAATGCTGGATTGTACCAGTTACTAGGCAATTTTAGCATTACTAAGCAGCCGGAAAATACACCAGTGGATGTTGGTGCAGCTGCTACCTTCTCTGTAATAGCCGGCGGCAGCGGCCTTACCTATCAATGGCAGGTAGATACGACAGGTACAGGTAACGGCTTTACGGATGTGAGTGGAGCAACAAGCAGCAGCCTGACTATTAATCCGGTATTACAGAATATGAACGGTTATCTGTATCGCGTCATCATTACCGGTGCCTCCGGGCAGCAATTAATCTCGAACACAGCGGTCCTTTCTCTCCATTTATTGAAGGTGAGCTATCAGCCTGGCGATCATGGGACAATCAGCGCACAGAGCGAGGACGTTGAGGTTGGAGCCAAGCCAGTAGCTGTGCCGACTGTTACTCCAGATAGTGGCTATCGATTCATAGGCTGGAGCAACGATGGTGGTGTGACCAAGCTGAGCAGCGAAGAGTTGAAGGCGCTGATAATCACTGCGGAGACCACATACACAGCCTATTACAACCAGATTGTTAAGGGTGATCTTGATGGCTCTGGCAGCGTATCGTCTGCGGACGCCCAGTTGATAGTGAAGTATCTGAAGGGACTAATCACACTAGATCCGGATCAACTGGTAGCAGCAGACTTCAATAATGATGGAATTGTGGATGAGCTGGATGTTAAGGCAATCCTGGCCTATATTATAGGAAGATCCTGA
- a CDS encoding S-layer homology domain-containing protein: protein MIFYEMKERNLAGWRRWISLLLVICLVLSVSPTVRAESSSGTDQLPAIEVSSTEGKPGDTVSMAVFTEPEDLIYKFDFSLQYDASSLELLSVDDELHVSSIETYTIDSSTTGSIHFHAILADTVILEKTKIATLNFRIKESVLPGDLMVNVTNYAVNDSSDSIYVSNGSITVTAAKYSVAFDSQGGSLVESIIDVNSGATISEPLAPIRKGYSFMGWYTDPEGTSAWDFSSAEVKANTTLYAKWQRHTVTIGIGSVTGAPGETVNVSVRAVSEISGVGSYMLRIDFDAGALEVTDIQGAGGDYFDSNYNNTSGWLKTVWVDSDGGDTPIRAGDELFTVSFLIKSEATNGQKALTVQTSDLNQFSVTDASANEMEKTLNPGKVTVLPSSGNLDVPAVPQGLTAVGGDSQVYLEWTTVTEATYYNIYMSTEPEGYSEQEIASVTDSVYTVKNLSNGQAYYFTVKAGNAHGLSDASVQQSATPSAGGGSGPDTPTPATVPGVPTNVTAIAGNGQATVRFTAPASDGGSSITGYEVTAEPGGVVVTGMASPIVVTGLTNGTSYTFTVKAVNTIGASAASVISNAVNPYSSTSGGSGTPVTTTPPQAAGVEILINGKAEQAGTLITSDRSGQKVITIQVDPQKLEQRLAAEGQGAVITIPVSTNSDVIIGELNGQMVKNMESKQAVIELRTLQATYTLPASQIQIDAITEKMGRSVALKDIKIYIEIAATTASMLKIVEDTAAKGSFTIEVPPIEFTVKAVNGDTTVEVSKFNAYVQRSIVIPAGVDPNKITTGVVVAPDGSVRHVPTKVVNDGGTYYAQINSLTNSTYSVVWHPVEFDDVASHWSQSAVNDLGSRMIIEGTGDGQFSPNRDITRAEFAAILVRGLGLAFEQGEAAFSDVLQTDWYSKAVSTAQAYELIDGYEDGTFRPNEKITREQAMVMLAKAMKLTGLKDKQSSVNTSTTAVLGSFKDATAVSTWAQDGVADSVQAGIVSGRGSAELAPKQHMTRAEVAAMVQRLLQQSGLI, encoded by the coding sequence ATGATATTTTATGAGATGAAAGAGCGAAATTTGGCGGGCTGGAGAAGATGGATATCCCTCTTGCTGGTAATTTGTCTGGTGCTGTCCGTCAGTCCGACGGTTCGAGCCGAAAGTTCGTCGGGTACAGATCAACTGCCTGCCATTGAAGTGAGCAGTACGGAGGGCAAGCCGGGCGATACAGTAAGTATGGCAGTGTTTACCGAGCCGGAAGACCTTATTTATAAATTTGATTTCTCGCTCCAATACGATGCCAGTTCCCTTGAATTGCTGTCAGTGGATGACGAGCTTCATGTAAGCAGTATAGAGACCTACACAATTGATAGCAGCACAACAGGCAGCATTCACTTCCATGCAATTCTTGCAGATACAGTAATTTTGGAGAAGACCAAGATTGCTACACTGAACTTCAGAATCAAAGAAAGTGTACTGCCTGGTGATTTAATGGTAAATGTAACGAATTATGCAGTTAATGATTCCTCCGATTCAATCTATGTTTCTAATGGAAGCATTACGGTTACAGCAGCGAAGTATTCAGTAGCCTTCGATTCACAAGGAGGCAGCTTGGTGGAGAGCATCATTGATGTAAACAGCGGAGCAACCATCAGCGAGCCGCTCGCTCCAATCAGGAAAGGCTACAGCTTCATGGGCTGGTACACCGACCCGGAAGGGACATCGGCCTGGGATTTCTCCTCAGCAGAAGTTAAGGCGAACACGACACTTTATGCCAAATGGCAGCGTCATACGGTAACGATCGGCATTGGCAGTGTAACCGGAGCGCCGGGTGAGACCGTCAATGTCTCGGTAAGAGCCGTTAGCGAGATTTCTGGAGTCGGCTCCTACATGCTGCGAATAGACTTTGATGCAGGCGCCCTGGAAGTGACCGATATTCAAGGTGCAGGGGGCGACTACTTCGACTCCAATTATAATAATACATCAGGCTGGCTCAAGACGGTCTGGGTAGACAGTGACGGTGGAGATACGCCGATTAGGGCTGGAGACGAGCTGTTCACGGTGAGCTTCCTCATTAAGAGCGAAGCGACAAATGGACAGAAGGCTCTGACCGTGCAGACGTCAGACTTGAATCAATTTAGTGTCACAGATGCTTCGGCAAATGAGATGGAGAAGACACTGAATCCCGGTAAAGTAACGGTCTTGCCGTCGTCTGGAAATTTGGACGTACCTGCTGTTCCACAAGGATTGACAGCAGTTGGAGGAGACAGTCAGGTTTATCTGGAATGGACTACAGTAACAGAAGCGACATATTACAACATTTACATGTCGACAGAGCCAGAGGGATATAGTGAACAAGAGATCGCGAGTGTAACGGACTCTGTCTACACGGTCAAGAATCTGAGCAACGGTCAAGCTTATTACTTTACGGTCAAAGCAGGCAATGCTCATGGGCTGAGCGATGCTTCGGTACAGCAGAGTGCAACTCCAAGCGCCGGAGGTGGTTCCGGACCTGACACACCGACGCCTGCAACCGTTCCGGGAGTGCCAACGAACGTGACAGCTATTGCGGGAAATGGACAAGCAACGGTCCGCTTCACAGCACCGGCAAGCGATGGCGGCAGCTCGATTACTGGCTACGAGGTTACTGCTGAGCCGGGCGGAGTTGTTGTGACGGGAATGGCAAGTCCAATCGTCGTGACTGGTTTGACCAATGGAACAAGCTATACGTTCACGGTAAAAGCTGTGAATACAATCGGGGCGAGCGCCGCTTCAGTTATATCCAATGCAGTGAACCCTTACAGCAGCACCAGTGGTGGTTCCGGTACGCCTGTAACGACAACGCCACCCCAGGCTGCCGGCGTGGAGATTCTAATCAATGGCAAGGCTGAGCAAGCGGGGACGTTGATCACAAGCGATCGCAGCGGCCAGAAGGTAATAACCATTCAGGTTGATCCGCAGAAGCTGGAGCAAAGGCTTGCAGCAGAAGGACAGGGAGCGGTCATCACGATCCCGGTCAGCACAAACTCGGATGTAATCATTGGCGAGTTGAACGGTCAAATGGTCAAGAACATGGAAAGCAAGCAGGCGGTGATCGAACTCAGGACCCTTCAGGCGACGTATACGCTCCCTGCAAGTCAAATCCAGATTGATGCCATTACGGAGAAAATGGGCAGGTCCGTTGCACTGAAGGATATAAAAATATACATTGAAATCGCTGCGACAACAGCAAGTATGCTGAAGATAGTAGAGGATACAGCTGCGAAAGGCTCGTTCACTATCGAGGTGCCGCCGATTGAATTTACAGTCAAGGCCGTGAATGGCGATACTACTGTTGAAGTGTCGAAATTCAATGCTTACGTGCAGCGGAGCATCGTGATTCCGGCTGGAGTCGATCCGAACAAGATCACGACAGGTGTCGTGGTTGCTCCAGACGGCAGTGTGAGGCATGTACCGACGAAGGTCGTGAATGATGGTGGAACCTATTATGCGCAAATTAACAGTTTGACTAACAGCACCTATTCCGTTGTATGGCATCCGGTGGAGTTCGACGATGTGGCTTCGCATTGGTCACAGTCGGCTGTGAATGATTTGGGGTCACGGATGATTATTGAAGGGACAGGCGATGGGCAGTTCAGTCCGAATCGCGATATCACCCGCGCGGAGTTTGCAGCCATCCTTGTACGGGGGCTGGGACTTGCTTTCGAGCAGGGAGAAGCAGCATTCTCGGATGTGTTGCAGACGGACTGGTATAGCAAGGCAGTCAGCACAGCACAAGCATACGAACTGATTGATGGATATGAAGATGGTACATTCCGTCCGAACGAAAAGATTACGCGTGAGCAGGCGATGGTCATGCTGGCGAAGGCGATGAAGTTGACTGGACTTAAGGACAAGCAATCTTCTGTGAACACCTCCACAACCGCGGTACTCGGTTCGTTCAAGGATGCAACAGCTGTATCGACTTGGGCGCAAGACGGTGTAGCCGACAGCGTGCAGGCAGGCATTGTATCGGGTAGAGGCTCTGCTGAGCTGGCACCTAAGCAGCATATGACTCGTGCCGAGGTAGCTGCGATGGTTCAAAGGCTTCTGCAGCAATCCGGTCTGATTTGA
- a CDS encoding (deoxy)nucleoside triphosphate pyrophosphohydrolase: MAAAIISNEQNQLLIARRKKGKSQEGLWEFPGGKIEQGESAQTCLRRELLEEMQIEIFPHEWFGVNDHYYGTTHIRLTAYKAKYVSGEIILVDHDDYRWVSPEELKDYSFAPADIKFVEMLELEQSLE; the protein is encoded by the coding sequence GTGGCAGCGGCAATTATTAGCAATGAACAGAATCAGCTCTTAATCGCTCGGCGCAAAAAAGGAAAATCGCAGGAAGGACTATGGGAGTTTCCTGGCGGGAAAATCGAGCAGGGAGAATCGGCGCAGACCTGTCTCCGCAGAGAACTGCTGGAGGAGATGCAGATTGAGATTTTTCCTCATGAATGGTTTGGTGTGAACGACCATTATTATGGTACTACTCATATCCGGCTAACCGCGTATAAAGCCAAATACGTGAGCGGTGAGATTATTTTAGTTGATCATGACGACTATCGTTGGGTAAGCCCGGAGGAGCTGAAAGATTATAGCTTCGCGCCAGCCGATATAAAGTTTGTTGAGATGCTGGAGCTCGAACAGAGCCTAGAATAG